A section of the Enterobacter sp. C2 genome encodes:
- a CDS encoding YcgN family cysteine cluster protein, with translation MSDTPFWQSKTLEQMTDAEWESLCDGCGQCCLHKLQDEDTDEIYFTNVACRQLNIKTCQCRNYARRFEYEPDCIKLTRENLPTFEWLPPTCAYRLLAEGKALPLWHPLRSGSKAAMHAERISVRHIAVTESEVRNWEDHILNKPGA, from the coding sequence ATGAGCGATACACCTTTCTGGCAGAGCAAAACCCTTGAGCAGATGACCGATGCCGAGTGGGAGTCGCTGTGCGACGGCTGCGGCCAGTGCTGCCTGCACAAGCTTCAGGATGAAGATACCGACGAGATCTACTTCACTAACGTCGCATGCCGTCAGCTTAATATCAAAACCTGCCAGTGCCGCAACTACGCGCGGCGCTTCGAGTATGAGCCGGACTGCATCAAGCTAACGCGGGAGAATCTGCCGACCTTTGAGTGGCTGCCGCCGACCTGTGCCTATCGCCTGCTGGCGGAGGGGAAAGCACTGCCGCTCTGGCATCCGCTGCGTAGCGGATCAAAAGCGGCGATGCACGCCGAGCGCATCTCGGTCCGCCACATTGCGGTAACGGAGTCCGAGGTGCGTAACTGGGAGGATCACATCCTCAACAAGCCCGGCGCTTAA
- a CDS encoding fumarylacetoacetate hydrolase family protein — MYQHHNWQGALLDFPVSKVVCVGSNYAKHIQEMGSATPDEPVLFIKPETALCDLRQPLVLPQGLGSVHHEVELAVLIGATLRQASEEHVQQAIAGYGVALDLTLRDVQGKMKKAGQPWEKAKGFDNSCPLSGFIPAAEFASDPQNTPIGLKINGEVRQQGTTADMIHKIVPLIAYMSRYFTLRAGDVILTGTPEGVGPLHSGDELEVSFNGQSLTTRVL; from the coding sequence ATGTATCAGCATCATAACTGGCAGGGTGCACTGTTAGATTTTCCCGTCAGTAAGGTTGTTTGCGTTGGCAGTAACTATGCGAAACATATTCAGGAGATGGGCAGCGCCACGCCGGACGAGCCGGTACTGTTTATCAAGCCTGAAACCGCACTCTGCGATCTCCGCCAGCCGCTGGTCTTGCCGCAAGGGCTAGGATCGGTGCACCATGAAGTTGAGCTGGCAGTGCTGATCGGCGCTACGCTGCGTCAGGCCTCCGAAGAGCACGTCCAACAGGCGATTGCTGGCTACGGCGTGGCGCTGGATCTGACGCTGCGCGATGTTCAGGGCAAAATGAAGAAGGCCGGGCAGCCATGGGAGAAGGCCAAGGGCTTTGACAACTCTTGTCCGCTCTCCGGCTTTATTCCGGCAGCGGAGTTCGCAAGCGATCCGCAGAACACACCGATCGGGCTGAAGATCAACGGCGAGGTGCGCCAGCAGGGCACCACGGCGGATATGATCCACAAAATCGTGCCGCTGATTGCCTACATGAGCCGCTATTTCACCCTGCGCGCCGGGGACGTCATTCTGACCGGTACGCCAGAAGGCGTCGGCCCGCTGCACAGCGGCGACGAGCTGGAAGTGAGCTTTAACGGCCAGTCCCTTACCACCCGCGTGCTGTAA
- a CDS encoding YcgL domain-containing protein, with amino-acid sequence MFCVIYRSAKREQTYLYIEKKDDFSRVPEALMKSFGQPVMTMMLPLDGRKNLANAELDKVKAALKEQGYYLQMPPPQEDLLKQHLQSSGKIDKS; translated from the coding sequence ATGTTTTGTGTGATCTACCGAAGTGCTAAGCGTGAACAGACCTATTTGTATATCGAGAAAAAAGATGATTTTTCTCGGGTCCCTGAGGCATTAATGAAAAGTTTTGGCCAGCCGGTCATGACGATGATGCTGCCCCTCGACGGGCGCAAAAATTTAGCCAATGCCGAACTGGACAAGGTCAAAGCGGCGCTCAAGGAGCAGGGATATTATCTGCAAATGCCGCCGCCGCAGGAAGATCTCCTTAAGCAGCATCTGCAAAGCAGCGGGAAGATTGACAAATCCTGA
- the minC gene encoding septum site-determining protein MinC, protein MSNTPIELKGSSFTLSVVHLHDAKPEVIRQALEDKIAQAPAFLQHAPVVINISALDEAVNWSALHKAIASTGLRVIGVSGCKQAELKAEIDRAGLPLLTEGKEKLRQPPAIEAPVVEAPIVEEPVVAPITKTRLIDVPVRSGQRIYAPGCDLIVTSHVSAGAELIADGNIHIYGMMRGRALAGANGDREAQIFCTHLTAELVSIAGEYWLSDQIPAEYYGKAARLLLADNALTVQPLN, encoded by the coding sequence ATGTCAAACACGCCCATCGAGCTTAAAGGCAGTAGTTTTACCTTATCAGTGGTTCATTTGCATGATGCGAAACCCGAGGTTATTCGTCAGGCCTTAGAAGACAAAATCGCTCAGGCTCCCGCTTTTTTACAGCATGCTCCCGTTGTTATTAACATTTCCGCGCTGGACGAAGCGGTTAACTGGTCTGCCTTGCATAAAGCCATTGCCAGCACCGGTTTACGTGTTATTGGCGTCAGCGGCTGTAAACAGGCCGAGCTGAAGGCTGAGATTGACCGCGCCGGGCTCCCGCTGCTGACGGAAGGCAAAGAAAAACTGCGCCAGCCGCCTGCTATTGAGGCACCTGTCGTTGAAGCGCCAATTGTTGAAGAGCCCGTTGTCGCGCCGATCACAAAAACACGCTTAATTGATGTTCCGGTCCGGTCCGGACAGAGAATATATGCCCCGGGCTGCGATCTGATCGTTACCAGCCACGTCAGCGCGGGCGCAGAGCTGATCGCCGATGGCAATATCCATATCTATGGCATGATGCGTGGACGGGCGCTGGCGGGGGCCAACGGCGACAGAGAAGCACAAATTTTTTGCACACATCTCACCGCGGAACTGGTCTCCATCGCGGGAGAATACTGGCTGAGCGATCAAATCCCGGCCGAATATTATGGCAAAGCGGCACGCCTGCTCCTCGCGGATAACGCTTTGACTGTTCAACCATTGAATTAA